A genome region from Musa acuminata AAA Group cultivar baxijiao chromosome BXJ3-5, Cavendish_Baxijiao_AAA, whole genome shotgun sequence includes the following:
- the LOC135638599 gene encoding uncharacterized protein LOC135638599 isoform X2, with amino-acid sequence MGLRKLCQSAVLLCSLVAILSCGLAEVMAQTTLELDTISGTGTEERILVDEGNTTGLASTLSARTERVDPLDSFKKYKGGYNITNKHYWSSTVYTGRYGYIIGTIWLVGGLVSACVLRIATKTCSVRKERKQKKRLPCSKKYCVSPMLIGILLTCLSLVASGIVLGGSFKFYSRVKSIENIIVETSEEASQTIYNVTEAVAAMESVNNLYGGIEESSNLNSTSQMLYDEAANIQRQAENRMHLVNKGIKMKVVTIFSIVLNLIAVLVVLALRSLRLYQAMYLFITLCWLLTFFFWINFGLYFFLYKFSGDTCAALDGYQLNPQNSTLSSILRCSEHLPSNFGLQDIRAGIHDTIDQVNSNISTVKSSILPDLEYICNPFSGPPQYSYQPDNCSSNTIKIGDIPEKYTYSASDDGARSQGEFVSDNNYTRVLVYSMQKLLDGFPHMGRLANCQLVKDAFSKILLKECKPLRNYAHLTCAALAVLSVIMVLLVLIVTSEAHHDYKYHSSDGSVRPHLAYAERSFDTTEMAIENFELRL; translated from the exons ATGGGCTTGAGAAAGTTGTGTCAGTCTGCAGTGCTTCTATGTTCCTTGGTTGCAATCTTAAGCTGTGGTCTCGCAGAAGTCATGGCACAAACGACTCTGGAGCTGGATACAATCTCTGGCACTGGTACAG AAGAAAGAATTTTGGTTGATGAGGGAAACACTACAGGACTTGCAAGCACATTATCTGCAAGGACAGAAAGAGTTGATCCTTTGGATAGCTTCAAGAAGTACAAAGGTGGCTATAACATTACAAACAAGCATTATTGGAGT tcTACAGTTTATACAGGCAGATATGGATATATAATTGGTACAATATGGCTTGTTGGTGGTCTTGTCTCTGCTTGTGTTCTGCGTATTGCAACAAAGACTTGTTCGGTCCGTAAGGAAAGGAAGCAAAAGAAGAGACTCCCTTGCTCTAAGAAATACTGTGTGTCGCCAATGTTAATTGGGATCTTGTTAACATGTCTATCATT AGTGGCATCAGGAATAGTACTTGGTGGTAGCTTTAAATTCTATTCTAGAGTGAAATCAATTGAGAACATCATTGTAGAAACATCGGAAGAAGCATCCCAAACAATATACAATGTGACAGAAGCTGTGGCGGCCATGGAAAGTGTCAACAATCTCTATGGTGGGATTGAAGAATCCAGCAATCTGAATTCCACATCACAGATGCTCTATGATGAAGCTGCTAATATACAAAGACAAGCAGAGAATAGAATGCACCTGGTTAACAAGGGTATCAAAAT GAAAGTAGTGACCATCTTCAGCATTGTGCTAAATCTTATTGCCGTGTTGGTAGTGCTGG CATTGAGGTCTCTAAGGCTTTACCAAGCAATGTATCT GTTTATCACCCTTTGCTGGCTACTCACATTCTTTTTCTGGATAAACTTTGGGCTGTATTTTTTTCTATACAA GTTTTCTGGTGATACCTGTGCAGCTCTTGATGGGTATCAGCTAAATCCCCAGAATAGCACCTTAAGCTCAATCCTACGGTGCAGTGAGCATCTGCCATCCAATTTTGGCCTACAAGACATCCGAGCAGGAATCCATGATACAATTGACCAG GTAAATTCAAACATATCGACAGTGAAGTCATCAATTCTTCCAGATCTGGAGTACATATGTAATCCTTTTTCAGGACCTCCTCAGTATTCTTATCAGCCAGACAATTGTTCTTCCAACACAATCAAAATAGGAGACATTCCTGAG AAATATACCTACTCCGCTAGTGATGATGGAGCTCGCAGTCAAGGAGAATTTGTATCAGATAACAACTACACAAGAGTGCTAGTTTACTCCATGCAGAAGCTTCTTGATGGATTTCCTCATATGGGAAGATTGGCAAATTGTCAATTGGTGAAGGATGCATTCTCTAAAATCCTTTTGAAAGAATGCAAACCATTGAGAAATTACGCACACTTGACATGTGCAGCCTTGGCAGTTCTATCGGTGATCATGGTACTTCTTGTTTTGATTGTGACATCAGAagctcatcatgattataaatatCATTCTTCTGATGGCTCTGTAAGACCTCATTTAGCTTATGCAGAGAGATCTTTTGACACAACAGAAATGGCAATCGAAAATTTTGAACTAAGATTGTAA
- the LOC135638599 gene encoding uncharacterized protein LOC135638599 isoform X3: MGLRKLCQSAVLLCSLVAILSCGLAEVMAQTTLELDTISGTGTGLASTLSARTERVDPLDSFKKYKGGYNITNKHYWSSTVYTGRYGYIIGTIWLVGGLVSACVLRIATKTCSVRKERKQKKRLPCSKKYCVSPMLIGILLTCLSLVASGIVLGGSFKFYSRVKSIENIIVETSEEASQTIYNVTEAVAAMESVNNLYGGIEESSNLNSTSQMLYDEAANIQRQAENRMHLVNKGIKMLKVVTIFSIVLNLIAVLVVLALRSLRLYQAMYLFITLCWLLTFFFWINFGLYFFLYKFSGDTCAALDGYQLNPQNSTLSSILRCSEHLPSNFGLQDIRAGIHDTIDQVNSNISTVKSSILPDLEYICNPFSGPPQYSYQPDNCSSNTIKIGDIPEKYTYSASDDGARSQGEFVSDNNYTRVLVYSMQKLLDGFPHMGRLANCQLVKDAFSKILLKECKPLRNYAHLTCAALAVLSVIMVLLVLIVTSEAHHDYKYHSSDGSVRPHLAYAERSFDTTEMAIENFELRL; encoded by the exons ATGGGCTTGAGAAAGTTGTGTCAGTCTGCAGTGCTTCTATGTTCCTTGGTTGCAATCTTAAGCTGTGGTCTCGCAGAAGTCATGGCACAAACGACTCTGGAGCTGGATACAATCTCTGGCACTGGTACAG GACTTGCAAGCACATTATCTGCAAGGACAGAAAGAGTTGATCCTTTGGATAGCTTCAAGAAGTACAAAGGTGGCTATAACATTACAAACAAGCATTATTGGAGT tcTACAGTTTATACAGGCAGATATGGATATATAATTGGTACAATATGGCTTGTTGGTGGTCTTGTCTCTGCTTGTGTTCTGCGTATTGCAACAAAGACTTGTTCGGTCCGTAAGGAAAGGAAGCAAAAGAAGAGACTCCCTTGCTCTAAGAAATACTGTGTGTCGCCAATGTTAATTGGGATCTTGTTAACATGTCTATCATT AGTGGCATCAGGAATAGTACTTGGTGGTAGCTTTAAATTCTATTCTAGAGTGAAATCAATTGAGAACATCATTGTAGAAACATCGGAAGAAGCATCCCAAACAATATACAATGTGACAGAAGCTGTGGCGGCCATGGAAAGTGTCAACAATCTCTATGGTGGGATTGAAGAATCCAGCAATCTGAATTCCACATCACAGATGCTCTATGATGAAGCTGCTAATATACAAAGACAAGCAGAGAATAGAATGCACCTGGTTAACAAGGGTATCAAAATGTT GAAAGTAGTGACCATCTTCAGCATTGTGCTAAATCTTATTGCCGTGTTGGTAGTGCTGG CATTGAGGTCTCTAAGGCTTTACCAAGCAATGTATCT GTTTATCACCCTTTGCTGGCTACTCACATTCTTTTTCTGGATAAACTTTGGGCTGTATTTTTTTCTATACAA GTTTTCTGGTGATACCTGTGCAGCTCTTGATGGGTATCAGCTAAATCCCCAGAATAGCACCTTAAGCTCAATCCTACGGTGCAGTGAGCATCTGCCATCCAATTTTGGCCTACAAGACATCCGAGCAGGAATCCATGATACAATTGACCAG GTAAATTCAAACATATCGACAGTGAAGTCATCAATTCTTCCAGATCTGGAGTACATATGTAATCCTTTTTCAGGACCTCCTCAGTATTCTTATCAGCCAGACAATTGTTCTTCCAACACAATCAAAATAGGAGACATTCCTGAG AAATATACCTACTCCGCTAGTGATGATGGAGCTCGCAGTCAAGGAGAATTTGTATCAGATAACAACTACACAAGAGTGCTAGTTTACTCCATGCAGAAGCTTCTTGATGGATTTCCTCATATGGGAAGATTGGCAAATTGTCAATTGGTGAAGGATGCATTCTCTAAAATCCTTTTGAAAGAATGCAAACCATTGAGAAATTACGCACACTTGACATGTGCAGCCTTGGCAGTTCTATCGGTGATCATGGTACTTCTTGTTTTGATTGTGACATCAGAagctcatcatgattataaatatCATTCTTCTGATGGCTCTGTAAGACCTCATTTAGCTTATGCAGAGAGATCTTTTGACACAACAGAAATGGCAATCGAAAATTTTGAACTAAGATTGTAA
- the LOC135638599 gene encoding uncharacterized protein LOC135638599 isoform X4: MGLRKLCQSAVLLCSLVAILSCGLAEVMAQTTLELDTISGTGTERILVDEGNTTGLASTLSARTERVDPLDSFKKYKGGYNITNKHYWSSTVYTGRYGYIIGTIWLVGGLVSACVLRIATKTCSVRKERKQKKRLPCSKKYCVSPMLIGILLTCLSLVASGIVLGGSFKFYSRVKSIENIIVETSEEASQTIYNVTEAVAAMESVNNLYGGIEESSNLNSTSQMLYDEAANIQRQAENRMHLVNKGIKMLKVVTIFSIVLNLIAVLVVLALRSLRLYQAMYLFITLCWLLTFFFWINFGLYFFLYKFSGDTCAALDGYQLNPQNSTLSSILRCSEHLPSNFGLQDIRAGIHDTIDQVNSNISTVKSSILPDLEYICNPFSGPPQYSYQPDNCSSNTIKIGDIPEKYTYSASDDGARSQGEFVSDNNYTRVLVYSMQKLLDGFPHMGRLANCQLVKDAFSKILLKECKPLRNYAHLTCAALAVLSVIMVLLVLIVTSEAHHDYKYHSSDGSVRPHLAYAERSFDTTEMAIENFELRL; the protein is encoded by the exons ATGGGCTTGAGAAAGTTGTGTCAGTCTGCAGTGCTTCTATGTTCCTTGGTTGCAATCTTAAGCTGTGGTCTCGCAGAAGTCATGGCACAAACGACTCTGGAGCTGGATACAATCTCTGGCACTGGTACAG AAAGAATTTTGGTTGATGAGGGAAACACTACAGGACTTGCAAGCACATTATCTGCAAGGACAGAAAGAGTTGATCCTTTGGATAGCTTCAAGAAGTACAAAGGTGGCTATAACATTACAAACAAGCATTATTGGAGT tcTACAGTTTATACAGGCAGATATGGATATATAATTGGTACAATATGGCTTGTTGGTGGTCTTGTCTCTGCTTGTGTTCTGCGTATTGCAACAAAGACTTGTTCGGTCCGTAAGGAAAGGAAGCAAAAGAAGAGACTCCCTTGCTCTAAGAAATACTGTGTGTCGCCAATGTTAATTGGGATCTTGTTAACATGTCTATCATT AGTGGCATCAGGAATAGTACTTGGTGGTAGCTTTAAATTCTATTCTAGAGTGAAATCAATTGAGAACATCATTGTAGAAACATCGGAAGAAGCATCCCAAACAATATACAATGTGACAGAAGCTGTGGCGGCCATGGAAAGTGTCAACAATCTCTATGGTGGGATTGAAGAATCCAGCAATCTGAATTCCACATCACAGATGCTCTATGATGAAGCTGCTAATATACAAAGACAAGCAGAGAATAGAATGCACCTGGTTAACAAGGGTATCAAAATGTT GAAAGTAGTGACCATCTTCAGCATTGTGCTAAATCTTATTGCCGTGTTGGTAGTGCTGG CATTGAGGTCTCTAAGGCTTTACCAAGCAATGTATCT GTTTATCACCCTTTGCTGGCTACTCACATTCTTTTTCTGGATAAACTTTGGGCTGTATTTTTTTCTATACAA GTTTTCTGGTGATACCTGTGCAGCTCTTGATGGGTATCAGCTAAATCCCCAGAATAGCACCTTAAGCTCAATCCTACGGTGCAGTGAGCATCTGCCATCCAATTTTGGCCTACAAGACATCCGAGCAGGAATCCATGATACAATTGACCAG GTAAATTCAAACATATCGACAGTGAAGTCATCAATTCTTCCAGATCTGGAGTACATATGTAATCCTTTTTCAGGACCTCCTCAGTATTCTTATCAGCCAGACAATTGTTCTTCCAACACAATCAAAATAGGAGACATTCCTGAG AAATATACCTACTCCGCTAGTGATGATGGAGCTCGCAGTCAAGGAGAATTTGTATCAGATAACAACTACACAAGAGTGCTAGTTTACTCCATGCAGAAGCTTCTTGATGGATTTCCTCATATGGGAAGATTGGCAAATTGTCAATTGGTGAAGGATGCATTCTCTAAAATCCTTTTGAAAGAATGCAAACCATTGAGAAATTACGCACACTTGACATGTGCAGCCTTGGCAGTTCTATCGGTGATCATGGTACTTCTTGTTTTGATTGTGACATCAGAagctcatcatgattataaatatCATTCTTCTGATGGCTCTGTAAGACCTCATTTAGCTTATGCAGAGAGATCTTTTGACACAACAGAAATGGCAATCGAAAATTTTGAACTAAGATTGTAA
- the LOC135638599 gene encoding uncharacterized protein LOC135638599 isoform X1, producing MGLRKLCQSAVLLCSLVAILSCGLAEVMAQTTLELDTISGTGTEERILVDEGNTTGLASTLSARTERVDPLDSFKKYKGGYNITNKHYWSSTVYTGRYGYIIGTIWLVGGLVSACVLRIATKTCSVRKERKQKKRLPCSKKYCVSPMLIGILLTCLSLVASGIVLGGSFKFYSRVKSIENIIVETSEEASQTIYNVTEAVAAMESVNNLYGGIEESSNLNSTSQMLYDEAANIQRQAENRMHLVNKGIKMLKVVTIFSIVLNLIAVLVVLALRSLRLYQAMYLFITLCWLLTFFFWINFGLYFFLYKFSGDTCAALDGYQLNPQNSTLSSILRCSEHLPSNFGLQDIRAGIHDTIDQVNSNISTVKSSILPDLEYICNPFSGPPQYSYQPDNCSSNTIKIGDIPEKYTYSASDDGARSQGEFVSDNNYTRVLVYSMQKLLDGFPHMGRLANCQLVKDAFSKILLKECKPLRNYAHLTCAALAVLSVIMVLLVLIVTSEAHHDYKYHSSDGSVRPHLAYAERSFDTTEMAIENFELRL from the exons ATGGGCTTGAGAAAGTTGTGTCAGTCTGCAGTGCTTCTATGTTCCTTGGTTGCAATCTTAAGCTGTGGTCTCGCAGAAGTCATGGCACAAACGACTCTGGAGCTGGATACAATCTCTGGCACTGGTACAG AAGAAAGAATTTTGGTTGATGAGGGAAACACTACAGGACTTGCAAGCACATTATCTGCAAGGACAGAAAGAGTTGATCCTTTGGATAGCTTCAAGAAGTACAAAGGTGGCTATAACATTACAAACAAGCATTATTGGAGT tcTACAGTTTATACAGGCAGATATGGATATATAATTGGTACAATATGGCTTGTTGGTGGTCTTGTCTCTGCTTGTGTTCTGCGTATTGCAACAAAGACTTGTTCGGTCCGTAAGGAAAGGAAGCAAAAGAAGAGACTCCCTTGCTCTAAGAAATACTGTGTGTCGCCAATGTTAATTGGGATCTTGTTAACATGTCTATCATT AGTGGCATCAGGAATAGTACTTGGTGGTAGCTTTAAATTCTATTCTAGAGTGAAATCAATTGAGAACATCATTGTAGAAACATCGGAAGAAGCATCCCAAACAATATACAATGTGACAGAAGCTGTGGCGGCCATGGAAAGTGTCAACAATCTCTATGGTGGGATTGAAGAATCCAGCAATCTGAATTCCACATCACAGATGCTCTATGATGAAGCTGCTAATATACAAAGACAAGCAGAGAATAGAATGCACCTGGTTAACAAGGGTATCAAAATGTT GAAAGTAGTGACCATCTTCAGCATTGTGCTAAATCTTATTGCCGTGTTGGTAGTGCTGG CATTGAGGTCTCTAAGGCTTTACCAAGCAATGTATCT GTTTATCACCCTTTGCTGGCTACTCACATTCTTTTTCTGGATAAACTTTGGGCTGTATTTTTTTCTATACAA GTTTTCTGGTGATACCTGTGCAGCTCTTGATGGGTATCAGCTAAATCCCCAGAATAGCACCTTAAGCTCAATCCTACGGTGCAGTGAGCATCTGCCATCCAATTTTGGCCTACAAGACATCCGAGCAGGAATCCATGATACAATTGACCAG GTAAATTCAAACATATCGACAGTGAAGTCATCAATTCTTCCAGATCTGGAGTACATATGTAATCCTTTTTCAGGACCTCCTCAGTATTCTTATCAGCCAGACAATTGTTCTTCCAACACAATCAAAATAGGAGACATTCCTGAG AAATATACCTACTCCGCTAGTGATGATGGAGCTCGCAGTCAAGGAGAATTTGTATCAGATAACAACTACACAAGAGTGCTAGTTTACTCCATGCAGAAGCTTCTTGATGGATTTCCTCATATGGGAAGATTGGCAAATTGTCAATTGGTGAAGGATGCATTCTCTAAAATCCTTTTGAAAGAATGCAAACCATTGAGAAATTACGCACACTTGACATGTGCAGCCTTGGCAGTTCTATCGGTGATCATGGTACTTCTTGTTTTGATTGTGACATCAGAagctcatcatgattataaatatCATTCTTCTGATGGCTCTGTAAGACCTCATTTAGCTTATGCAGAGAGATCTTTTGACACAACAGAAATGGCAATCGAAAATTTTGAACTAAGATTGTAA
- the LOC135638599 gene encoding uncharacterized protein LOC135638599 isoform X5 translates to MRETLQDLQAHYLQGQKELILWIASRSTKSTVYTGRYGYIIGTIWLVGGLVSACVLRIATKTCSVRKERKQKKRLPCSKKYCVSPMLIGILLTCLSLVASGIVLGGSFKFYSRVKSIENIIVETSEEASQTIYNVTEAVAAMESVNNLYGGIEESSNLNSTSQMLYDEAANIQRQAENRMHLVNKGIKMLKVVTIFSIVLNLIAVLVVLALRSLRLYQAMYLFITLCWLLTFFFWINFGLYFFLYKFSGDTCAALDGYQLNPQNSTLSSILRCSEHLPSNFGLQDIRAGIHDTIDQVNSNISTVKSSILPDLEYICNPFSGPPQYSYQPDNCSSNTIKIGDIPEKYTYSASDDGARSQGEFVSDNNYTRVLVYSMQKLLDGFPHMGRLANCQLVKDAFSKILLKECKPLRNYAHLTCAALAVLSVIMVLLVLIVTSEAHHDYKYHSSDGSVRPHLAYAERSFDTTEMAIENFELRL, encoded by the exons ATGAGGGAAACACTACAGGACTTGCAAGCACATTATCTGCAAGGACAGAAAGAGTTGATCCTTTGGATAGCTTCAAGAAGTACAAAG tcTACAGTTTATACAGGCAGATATGGATATATAATTGGTACAATATGGCTTGTTGGTGGTCTTGTCTCTGCTTGTGTTCTGCGTATTGCAACAAAGACTTGTTCGGTCCGTAAGGAAAGGAAGCAAAAGAAGAGACTCCCTTGCTCTAAGAAATACTGTGTGTCGCCAATGTTAATTGGGATCTTGTTAACATGTCTATCATT AGTGGCATCAGGAATAGTACTTGGTGGTAGCTTTAAATTCTATTCTAGAGTGAAATCAATTGAGAACATCATTGTAGAAACATCGGAAGAAGCATCCCAAACAATATACAATGTGACAGAAGCTGTGGCGGCCATGGAAAGTGTCAACAATCTCTATGGTGGGATTGAAGAATCCAGCAATCTGAATTCCACATCACAGATGCTCTATGATGAAGCTGCTAATATACAAAGACAAGCAGAGAATAGAATGCACCTGGTTAACAAGGGTATCAAAATGTT GAAAGTAGTGACCATCTTCAGCATTGTGCTAAATCTTATTGCCGTGTTGGTAGTGCTGG CATTGAGGTCTCTAAGGCTTTACCAAGCAATGTATCT GTTTATCACCCTTTGCTGGCTACTCACATTCTTTTTCTGGATAAACTTTGGGCTGTATTTTTTTCTATACAA GTTTTCTGGTGATACCTGTGCAGCTCTTGATGGGTATCAGCTAAATCCCCAGAATAGCACCTTAAGCTCAATCCTACGGTGCAGTGAGCATCTGCCATCCAATTTTGGCCTACAAGACATCCGAGCAGGAATCCATGATACAATTGACCAG GTAAATTCAAACATATCGACAGTGAAGTCATCAATTCTTCCAGATCTGGAGTACATATGTAATCCTTTTTCAGGACCTCCTCAGTATTCTTATCAGCCAGACAATTGTTCTTCCAACACAATCAAAATAGGAGACATTCCTGAG AAATATACCTACTCCGCTAGTGATGATGGAGCTCGCAGTCAAGGAGAATTTGTATCAGATAACAACTACACAAGAGTGCTAGTTTACTCCATGCAGAAGCTTCTTGATGGATTTCCTCATATGGGAAGATTGGCAAATTGTCAATTGGTGAAGGATGCATTCTCTAAAATCCTTTTGAAAGAATGCAAACCATTGAGAAATTACGCACACTTGACATGTGCAGCCTTGGCAGTTCTATCGGTGATCATGGTACTTCTTGTTTTGATTGTGACATCAGAagctcatcatgattataaatatCATTCTTCTGATGGCTCTGTAAGACCTCATTTAGCTTATGCAGAGAGATCTTTTGACACAACAGAAATGGCAATCGAAAATTTTGAACTAAGATTGTAA